One genomic segment of Actinomycetota bacterium includes these proteins:
- a CDS encoding helix-turn-helix transcriptional regulator — protein sequence MTQIWRHTRGERTNVGGWERLTPAERAVVELLCEGLTNPEIAERLTLSPRTVQRHLYKVFRKVDVRSRTQLVAEAMRRELQR from the coding sequence ATGACACAGATCTGGCGACACACAAGAGGGGAGAGAACCAACGTGGGTGGGTGGGAACGTCTGACCCCCGCGGAACGAGCGGTGGTCGAACTCCTTTGTGAGGGGCTCACGAACCCCGAGATAGCAGAACGGCTGACCCTTTCCCCACGGACCGTGCAGCGTCACCTGTACAAAGTTTTTCGCAAGGTGGATGTTCGATCGAGGACGCAGCTTGTGGCCGAGGCGATGCGCCGCGAGTTGCAGAGGTGA
- a CDS encoding isoprenylcysteine carboxylmethyltransferase family protein, with amino-acid sequence MRTELILRSVLSLAPIALAVGIALMQRPSRRSLAGVLVALSWNAWSLLVVNLVAIHFGWWEFDGGLPSFMGVAIEPWLGWTVLWGAFVPLAASDRPLVPILFGAFWLDLIAMPLLSPVLVLGRGWLFGEAVAMAVALLPSLLFSRWTSNDTHLKGRAAMQVATAGAYLLWLVPTAAIAKAGSWDAVSAIPSGRLSLAAQILSVPIALGVRAVSEFVHRGRGTPIPYDPPKQLVTSGPYSYVRNPMQLSIVLIFMIGAAALWNPWLLASAVIAFAYGAGLASWHESIDLKSRFGQRWVGYRAETRNWIPRWRPYVEGDSQLLVAFSCSTCSSVGRWFTARQPVRLGIAPAESSQDLGIRRITYLPPSGPPVRGVAAVFHALEHLNLGWAVVAWVLLLPGIRQGAQVISDCFGPTPQTVAGEPFDPTACEVKTA; translated from the coding sequence ATGAGGACCGAGTTGATTCTTCGATCCGTGCTTTCGTTGGCTCCTATCGCGTTGGCGGTGGGAATCGCGTTGATGCAGCGCCCCTCGCGTCGATCGTTGGCTGGAGTCCTCGTCGCGCTGTCGTGGAATGCGTGGTCGCTACTGGTTGTCAATCTCGTAGCGATCCACTTCGGGTGGTGGGAATTCGATGGCGGCCTTCCTTCATTCATGGGCGTGGCCATCGAGCCCTGGCTCGGGTGGACGGTCCTGTGGGGCGCCTTTGTGCCGCTGGCTGCTTCTGATCGGCCTCTGGTACCGATCCTGTTCGGAGCCTTCTGGCTGGATCTCATCGCGATGCCGTTGCTGAGCCCGGTCTTGGTTCTTGGAAGGGGCTGGCTGTTTGGCGAGGCCGTTGCGATGGCTGTGGCGCTGTTGCCTTCGTTGCTCTTCTCGCGATGGACCTCGAATGACACCCACCTCAAGGGAAGGGCCGCCATGCAGGTTGCTACCGCTGGTGCCTACCTTCTTTGGCTGGTCCCGACGGCAGCGATCGCGAAGGCTGGGAGCTGGGATGCGGTCTCCGCGATTCCCTCAGGGCGCTTGAGCCTGGCAGCTCAGATTCTCAGCGTTCCGATCGCCTTGGGAGTACGTGCCGTGAGCGAGTTTGTCCACAGAGGGCGAGGGACGCCGATCCCGTACGACCCGCCCAAGCAACTAGTCACGAGTGGTCCCTACTCCTATGTACGGAATCCGATGCAGCTCTCAATCGTCCTCATATTCATGATTGGTGCCGCAGCGCTTTGGAACCCATGGCTACTCGCGAGCGCGGTGATCGCTTTCGCATATGGCGCGGGACTCGCCAGTTGGCATGAAAGCATCGACCTCAAGAGTCGATTCGGACAACGGTGGGTCGGCTACCGGGCAGAGACCCGCAACTGGATTCCTCGCTGGAGGCCCTACGTCGAAGGTGACTCCCAACTCCTCGTTGCGTTCTCGTGCTCCACGTGTAGTTCGGTCGGCCGTTGGTTCACTGCTAGGCAACCCGTGCGTCTGGGGATCGCACCAGCCGAGTCTTCGCAGGATCTGGGGATTCGACGGATCACCTATCTGCCACCCTCAGGCCCCCCCGTACGAGGGGTGGCCGCTGTGTTCCATGCCCTCGAGCACCTGAATCTCGGTTGGGCTGTCGTGGCGTGGGTGCTCTTGTTGCCTGGGATCCGACAAGGAGCGCAGGTGATTAGCGACTGCTTCGGCCCGACGCCTCAAACCGTCGCAGGCGAGCCCTTCGACCCGACCGCGTGCGAAGTCAAAACAGCGTGA
- a CDS encoding TetR family transcriptional regulator: protein MAREEARRGDRRAQMIEAAIESLKDVGYAGTSIREIARRGGFNSALISYYFGGLHQLLLAALDHSSEIRMRRYSEAVEKAKDLEELLAVARQIYREDVEGGHITIFTEMVAASLAHRELGPELVARAEPWLDFVERAIRKGLGDNPLLQLIPPREIAYSVLCFYLGVNVMTQLEPESKRVDGLFDLANRFAPLVGPMLGLPMRSADDS from the coding sequence GTGGCGCGAGAGGAAGCACGGCGGGGGGATCGCCGGGCCCAAATGATCGAAGCGGCCATCGAGTCCCTAAAGGACGTTGGCTACGCCGGCACCAGCATCAGGGAGATAGCTCGACGGGGGGGCTTCAATTCGGCGCTGATCTCCTATTACTTCGGAGGCCTCCATCAGTTGCTCCTGGCGGCCCTCGACCACAGCAGCGAGATCAGGATGCGCCGTTATTCAGAAGCGGTCGAGAAAGCGAAGGACCTCGAGGAGTTGCTGGCCGTCGCTCGGCAGATCTACCGGGAGGACGTCGAGGGTGGCCACATCACGATCTTCACCGAGATGGTCGCCGCCAGTCTTGCCCACCGCGAACTCGGCCCAGAACTGGTTGCACGCGCTGAACCTTGGTTGGACTTCGTCGAAAGAGCCATTCGGAAAGGGCTGGGTGACAATCCCCTACTCCAATTGATCCCGCCGCGAGAGATCGCGTACTCCGTTCTCTGCTTCTATCTGGGAGTAAATGTGATGACACAGCTCGAGCCCGAATCGAAACGCGTTGACGGCCTGTTTGATCTCGCCAATCGGTTCGCTCCGCTTGTCGGTCCGATGCTGGGTCTGCCGATGCGCTCTGCCGATGATTCCTGA
- a CDS encoding molybdopterin-dependent oxidoreductase, which translates to MNTGVGRAATYLSAGARLGYVSARRTNVGLLVALAAAFATGAMAFGVGSGWNVYVSVSHGIAGFVIVILSPWKSVIARRALRRERPGRGASLVLSVLVLAALAFGFLHSTGAVLGVGSLTAMQLHVGAALLSLPLVVWHVAARPARPHRTDLERRQIIRSGTITIAGSLAFAILKGVERVAALPGARRRFTGSYEEGTGVPADMPVTQWLNDSVPLVDAAEWSLKAGRRDWTYEELAAFDHRVDALIDCTGGWFATQTWEGVRLDELLGELGDARSIVVRSVTGYVRVFPASDAPQLLLATRVAGEPLSAGHGFPVRLVAPDRRGFWWVKWVDSIELSNRPWWLQSPFPVT; encoded by the coding sequence GTGAACACCGGGGTCGGCAGAGCAGCCACCTATCTCTCTGCGGGCGCGAGACTCGGATACGTGTCGGCGCGCCGAACGAACGTAGGACTTCTGGTCGCCCTGGCGGCTGCGTTCGCGACCGGTGCCATGGCGTTCGGCGTCGGTTCGGGTTGGAACGTCTACGTTTCGGTCAGTCACGGGATCGCGGGCTTTGTCATCGTCATCCTGAGCCCGTGGAAAAGCGTGATCGCCCGGCGAGCCCTCCGGCGCGAGCGGCCGGGTCGTGGCGCGTCTCTGGTCTTGAGCGTGCTCGTTCTGGCAGCTCTCGCTTTCGGGTTCCTGCACTCAACAGGTGCCGTCCTCGGGGTCGGTTCGCTGACGGCGATGCAGTTGCACGTCGGCGCGGCACTTCTCTCGCTTCCTCTGGTGGTCTGGCACGTGGCGGCGAGACCTGCCCGCCCGCACCGGACCGACCTGGAGCGCCGGCAGATCATCCGCTCGGGAACCATCACTATCGCGGGAAGCCTCGCGTTCGCAATCTTGAAGGGGGTGGAGCGCGTCGCGGCTCTACCCGGGGCACGGCGGCGATTCACCGGCTCGTACGAGGAAGGAACCGGTGTTCCCGCGGATATGCCCGTGACCCAGTGGTTGAACGACTCCGTCCCTCTCGTAGATGCCGCCGAGTGGAGCTTGAAGGCCGGCCGCCGCGACTGGACCTATGAGGAGTTAGCCGCCTTCGACCACCGCGTCGACGCGCTGATCGATTGCACCGGCGGGTGGTTCGCGACGCAGACCTGGGAAGGAGTACGTCTCGACGAGCTGCTTGGGGAGCTTGGTGACGCGCGCAGCATCGTCGTTCGCTCGGTGACCGGCTACGTCCGCGTCTTTCCAGCGTCAGATGCGCCTCAGCTGCTGCTCGCGACCCGCGTAGCAGGCGAGCCCTTGAGCGCGGGCCACGGCTTCCCGGTGCGCCTCGTGGCCCCCGACCGGCGCGGGTTCTGGTGGGTTAAGTGGGTCGACAGCATCGAGCTGAGCAACCGCCCCTGGTGGCTGCAATCCCCGTTCCCTGTGACTTGA
- a CDS encoding molybdopterin-dependent oxidoreductase — translation MGTLLALAFLWAAAQLDEGIAFAPAAIADAIVRLTPGDATTFLIEALGPWAMRLLALAVGLGTIAVGAEIYRRTASDGRPSPWRGALLLAVLAAAVSGLVPSDDAAPVPTGIALMIAAAVYELTARRVHHQFWLVRGDADKHRRYVLRLGAATAAGVVVGGASASWFARRFGGPDTDIALVAPERPAIAPAREPFPEIDGLSPEITSVADHYVVDIDIFDPTVEAEGWRLRVGGLVDEPLELDVASLQADFEVVEEFSVMTCISNEVGGGLVGNSAWGGVRLTDVLERAGVSEGAVDVVLRAADGYADSIPLSVAMEPFTLLAVSHNGAPLTQEHGFPCRLRVPSIYGMKNVKWLTDVEVVAEDYQGYWMDRGWSDEAVVKTESRIDVAGIDRAGKVGEETWVAGVAWAGSRGISKVEVSTDDGVTWQEALLKEPLAPNAWRLWAYRWTPARAGRILVLCRATDGDGVTQTKKTADPHPSGASGYHGLDVEVS, via the coding sequence GTGGGGACCCTCCTGGCCCTCGCGTTCCTGTGGGCCGCGGCGCAGCTGGACGAAGGCATCGCCTTTGCACCGGCCGCGATCGCCGATGCCATCGTGCGGCTCACGCCCGGTGACGCCACGACGTTCTTGATCGAGGCCCTCGGTCCCTGGGCGATGCGATTGCTGGCTCTCGCGGTGGGGCTCGGCACTATCGCGGTGGGCGCCGAGATCTACAGGCGCACCGCCTCCGACGGTCGCCCGAGCCCGTGGCGCGGCGCCCTGCTCCTGGCCGTCCTCGCGGCCGCCGTGAGCGGGCTCGTTCCCTCCGATGACGCGGCCCCGGTCCCCACCGGCATCGCCCTGATGATCGCCGCGGCCGTCTACGAGCTGACCGCGCGCCGGGTCCATCACCAGTTCTGGCTGGTGCGCGGCGACGCTGACAAACACCGGCGGTACGTGCTGCGGTTGGGCGCGGCAACCGCGGCCGGCGTGGTCGTGGGCGGCGCGTCGGCGTCGTGGTTCGCTCGCCGCTTCGGCGGCCCGGACACCGACATCGCGCTCGTCGCCCCGGAACGTCCTGCGATCGCTCCCGCACGCGAGCCGTTCCCGGAGATCGACGGGCTCTCTCCGGAGATCACCTCGGTCGCGGATCACTACGTCGTCGACATCGACATCTTCGACCCCACCGTCGAAGCCGAGGGGTGGCGGTTGCGTGTGGGCGGGCTCGTAGATGAGCCTCTGGAGCTCGATGTCGCCTCCCTGCAGGCGGACTTCGAGGTAGTAGAGGAGTTCTCGGTCATGACGTGCATCTCGAACGAGGTCGGCGGGGGCCTCGTCGGCAACTCCGCGTGGGGCGGCGTGCGGTTGACCGACGTGCTGGAGCGGGCGGGCGTAAGCGAGGGAGCCGTCGACGTCGTCTTGCGCGCGGCCGACGGGTACGCCGACTCGATCCCCCTGTCGGTCGCCATGGAGCCGTTCACGTTGCTCGCGGTGTCGCACAACGGGGCGCCCCTGACGCAGGAGCACGGCTTTCCCTGCCGGCTGCGGGTGCCGTCGATCTACGGGATGAAGAACGTGAAGTGGCTGACCGACGTCGAGGTCGTGGCCGAGGACTACCAGGGTTACTGGATGGACCGCGGTTGGTCCGACGAGGCGGTGGTGAAGACCGAGTCGCGCATCGACGTGGCGGGGATCGACCGCGCCGGGAAGGTCGGTGAGGAGACGTGGGTCGCCGGCGTCGCGTGGGCCGGCAGCCGGGGCATCTCGAAGGTGGAGGTGTCTACGGACGATGGCGTCACGTGGCAGGAGGCGCTGCTGAAGGAGCCGCTCGCACCGAACGCATGGCGGCTGTGGGCATACCGGTGGACGCCCGCGCGAGCCGGCCGGATCCTCGTGCTGTGCCGCGCGACCGACGGCGACGGAGTGACGCAGACGAAGAAGACGGCGGACCCACATCCGAGCGGAGCCTCCGGGTATCACGGTCTCGACGTGGAGGTGTCGTGA
- the moaA gene encoding GTP 3',8-cyclase MoaA: MRVKPAQVGSAATNDASGRPLRDLRISLTDRCNFRCPYCMPADVFGRDHAFLPRREQLSNEELVRVVRVFVGLGVRKVRITGGEPLLRRDLEEVIAEIASVGLIDDLALTTNGWSLAGRAETLRRAGLQRVTVSLDSLQADVFAAMSGGNSGIERVLAGIEAAAAAGLEPVKVNAVIRRGVNDGEVVALAEHFRGTGRTIRFIEYMDVGESNHWDVGEVVPSAEIVAAISAAAPLEPVPATDAGDVARLYRYRDGSGEIGVVSSVTEPFCGDCTRARLSSNGLLYTCLFTSTGHDLRALLRAGASDAELTEQVALIWSQRDDRYSEIRFGPPGPRRKVEMSVIGG; this comes from the coding sequence GTGAGGGTGAAGCCGGCGCAGGTCGGGTCAGCCGCGACGAATGACGCTTCCGGGCGGCCCCTCCGCGACCTGCGGATCTCACTGACCGACCGCTGCAACTTCCGCTGCCCTTACTGCATGCCCGCAGACGTATTCGGCCGAGACCACGCGTTCCTGCCCCGGCGCGAGCAGCTGTCGAACGAAGAGCTGGTGCGCGTGGTGCGCGTCTTCGTGGGGCTCGGCGTGCGAAAGGTGCGTATCACCGGGGGCGAGCCCCTTTTGCGGCGCGACCTCGAAGAGGTGATCGCGGAGATCGCTTCCGTTGGGCTCATCGACGACCTGGCGCTGACGACGAACGGTTGGTCGCTCGCCGGGCGCGCGGAGACGCTGCGGCGCGCCGGCCTGCAGCGGGTAACCGTGAGCCTCGACTCCCTCCAAGCTGACGTCTTCGCGGCGATGAGCGGCGGCAACTCCGGCATCGAGCGGGTGCTGGCGGGGATAGAGGCGGCCGCGGCGGCGGGCTTGGAGCCCGTCAAAGTGAACGCCGTCATCCGCAGAGGAGTCAACGACGGCGAGGTCGTCGCGCTCGCCGAGCACTTCCGCGGCACCGGACGGACGATCCGGTTCATCGAGTACATGGACGTGGGCGAGAGCAACCACTGGGACGTGGGCGAGGTCGTGCCGAGCGCCGAGATCGTGGCGGCCATCTCCGCCGCGGCGCCCCTGGAACCCGTGCCTGCGACGGACGCCGGCGACGTGGCCCGGCTCTACCGGTATCGCGACGGGAGCGGCGAGATCGGCGTCGTCTCGTCCGTGACCGAGCCGTTCTGCGGCGACTGCACGCGCGCGCGGCTGTCGTCCAACGGGCTGCTGTACACCTGTCTGTTCACGTCCACCGGCCATGATCTGCGGGCGCTCCTGCGCGCCGGCGCCTCGGACGCCGAGCTGACGGAACAGGTCGCGCTGATCTGGTCGCAGCGGGACGACAGGTACTCGGAGATCCGCTTCGGGCCACCCGGCCCCCGTCGCAAGGTCGAGATGAGCGTGATCGGCGGGTGA
- a CDS encoding putative sulfate/molybdate transporter — MSEPRRVLGDASGALADLGILIPLAATLALRNGLDGGTLLLCAGMLYVAAGLYFRVPVSVQPVKAAAAIAIAHQLDAAVVAAAAVILGSILVLAALAGVTDRLATLFPLPVIRALQLGVGLVLVRTAFDMVALQEPLLVGAVAVTGTALAVVGVRTRWAAPAILALVMGGVVWSLLAGGPIEVGLQPVDIAPADGVFDGRTLWLALTMLVLPQLPLTFGNAVVAVVDLEHRYFGAGAARVSTRSITLSCGLANLLSGCVGGMPLCHGSNGLTAHFRAGARTYRMNLMIGLTLVAAVLLLGGSALLLLSLIPLAVLAALLTFTAVSHGALVADLRGYPLVLAVVAGVAGAAASNLLVTLGIALVAYWVPQLHVARREVLQGA; from the coding sequence GTGAGCGAACCGCGGCGTGTCCTCGGAGACGCTTCGGGAGCGCTCGCGGACCTCGGCATCCTGATCCCGCTGGCTGCGACACTGGCTCTCCGCAACGGACTCGATGGCGGCACTTTGCTGCTGTGCGCGGGGATGCTGTACGTCGCGGCAGGCCTCTACTTCCGCGTGCCGGTCTCGGTCCAACCGGTGAAAGCGGCCGCCGCCATAGCGATCGCACACCAACTCGACGCGGCCGTCGTTGCTGCTGCCGCTGTGATCCTGGGCTCGATCCTCGTGCTCGCGGCGCTCGCCGGAGTGACCGACCGGCTCGCGACGCTCTTCCCGCTTCCGGTCATCCGTGCGCTCCAGCTGGGCGTGGGACTGGTGCTGGTTCGCACCGCGTTCGACATGGTCGCTCTCCAGGAACCGCTTCTCGTCGGAGCCGTAGCGGTGACGGGAACGGCGCTCGCAGTGGTGGGCGTCCGGACGCGCTGGGCGGCACCGGCGATCCTGGCGCTCGTCATGGGCGGGGTGGTCTGGTCGCTTCTGGCGGGAGGTCCGATCGAAGTCGGGCTCCAGCCGGTAGACATCGCCCCGGCGGACGGAGTCTTCGACGGCCGCACGCTGTGGCTCGCGCTCACGATGCTCGTCCTTCCCCAGCTGCCGCTCACGTTCGGCAACGCGGTCGTCGCGGTGGTGGACCTCGAGCACAGGTACTTCGGCGCCGGCGCGGCCCGGGTCTCCACGCGCTCGATCACCCTTTCGTGCGGGCTCGCGAACCTGTTGAGCGGATGCGTCGGCGGGATGCCGCTGTGCCACGGGTCGAACGGCCTCACCGCGCACTTCCGCGCCGGAGCTCGTACCTACCGGATGAACCTGATGATCGGGCTCACCCTCGTCGCCGCGGTGCTGTTACTCGGCGGCTCCGCGCTCCTCTTGTTGTCGCTGATCCCGCTCGCGGTCCTGGCGGCGTTGTTGACGTTCACGGCCGTGAGCCACGGCGCGCTCGTCGCAGACCTCCGCGGCTACCCGCTGGTCCTCGCGGTCGTCGCGGGCGTGGCGGGAGCCGCGGCATCCAACCTGCTGGTGACGCTCGGGATCGCGCTCGTCGCCTACTGGGTCCCGCAGCTACACGTCGCTAGGCGGGAGGTGCTCCAGGGTGCGTGA
- a CDS encoding molybdenum cofactor biosynthesis protein MoaE, whose product MSDVVCGLSETPLDVPAALARVRRDAAGAIASFVGTVRSTGAAPDVTDVVALEYEAHPLLAEERLASAAREAAHRWGLLAVEVVHRTGRCELGDPTVVVVCSAPHRRAALEACSWLIDEIKTTVPIWKKEITARGESWVGTNLTHPGAPPA is encoded by the coding sequence ATGAGCGACGTCGTCTGCGGCCTCAGCGAAACCCCGCTCGACGTACCCGCGGCCCTCGCGCGGGTGCGCCGCGACGCCGCGGGAGCGATCGCTTCGTTCGTCGGAACCGTGCGCTCCACCGGGGCCGCCCCGGACGTGACCGACGTGGTCGCGCTCGAGTACGAGGCCCATCCGCTGCTCGCGGAGGAGCGGCTCGCATCGGCCGCGCGCGAGGCCGCGCACAGGTGGGGTTTGCTCGCCGTCGAGGTAGTGCACCGTACCGGGCGCTGCGAGCTCGGCGACCCCACGGTCGTCGTCGTCTGCTCGGCACCCCACCGCCGCGCTGCTCTCGAAGCCTGCAGCTGGTTGATCGACGAGATCAAGACGACGGTACCGATCTGGAAGAAGGAGATCACCGCGCGTGGCGAGAGCTGGGTCGGGACGAACCTCACGCACCCTGGAGCACCTCCCGCCTAG
- a CDS encoding molybdopterin-binding protein: protein MRITVTCFGSLREVLPRGERTVALEVPAGSGIDAITGALGIPPGSVYLTLVDGEERANVRDGSEVTLMPPFSGGIDAHEACVLTVSDRAASGGYEDRSGPAAAGALEGLGIAVVDRLVVPDDATAIEDALRAGVQRNLRLIVTTGGTGLAERDVTPEATGKVIERDAPGLAELMRVANLERSPQAALSRGRTGIAARTLIVNLPGSPRGVEESLAALAPVLVHALDQLASRPSHHVAH from the coding sequence ATGAGGATCACGGTCACGTGTTTCGGAAGCCTGCGCGAGGTGCTGCCGCGCGGCGAGCGGACCGTCGCTCTCGAGGTTCCGGCCGGTAGCGGGATCGACGCGATCACCGGCGCGCTCGGCATCCCGCCCGGAAGCGTCTACCTGACGCTCGTGGACGGAGAGGAGCGAGCGAACGTGCGCGACGGCTCTGAGGTCACCCTGATGCCGCCGTTCAGCGGCGGCATCGATGCGCACGAGGCCTGCGTCCTGACGGTCTCGGACCGGGCTGCCTCCGGCGGCTACGAAGACCGATCCGGGCCCGCTGCGGCCGGTGCGCTCGAGGGCCTCGGGATCGCGGTCGTCGACCGCCTCGTCGTGCCCGACGACGCCACTGCGATCGAGGATGCTCTCCGCGCCGGGGTGCAGCGGAACCTCCGGCTGATCGTGACGACGGGGGGGACCGGTCTGGCCGAGCGGGACGTGACGCCCGAGGCTACAGGGAAGGTGATCGAGCGGGACGCTCCGGGGCTGGCCGAGCTGATGCGGGTGGCGAACCTCGAACGGTCGCCGCAGGCGGCACTCTCCCGCGGGCGGACCGGGATCGCGGCTCGCACCCTGATCGTGAACCTCCCGGGGAGCCCGCGCGGCGTCGAGGAGTCGCTCGCAGCGCTGGCTCCGGTGCTGGTCCACGCGCTCGACCAGCTCGCAAGCCGGCCGTCCCATCACGTCGCGCACTGA
- a CDS encoding molybdopterin molybdotransferase MoeA, protein MLTVEEARSRVLDAVRPLTPVELPLERAIGLAAAADVISNEPLPRFDNSSMDGYAVRAADVAAAAERPVELRLLGEVRAGVPGSSDVGPGAAVRIMTGGAVPAGADAVVPVEQTEEAGETVVVREPVAPGAFIRRAGEDVLPGAVAVPAGCDIASGEAALLAALGVDPVLVHPSPLVAVLVTGDELVDVRAEVTPGRVRDSNSIALRALVAEAGATPVSVSRVPDDYDATLRAFARAAGEADLIVSSGGVAVGRYDLVKKVVEELGSIDFWKVAMQPGKPVVLGEVKGTPFLGLPGNPVSVHVSFEQFVRPALLKMRGRRGVLRPRFRARLGSPVTKPALRQHFVRVRLEPDAGGWTAHPTGPQGSHISSSLVACHGVAIAPAGVERIERGSEVIVEVWRLPHG, encoded by the coding sequence ATGCTGACGGTCGAAGAGGCGCGGAGCCGCGTGCTGGACGCGGTCCGTCCTCTCACTCCGGTCGAGCTTCCCCTGGAGCGCGCCATCGGTCTGGCGGCCGCGGCGGACGTGATCTCGAACGAGCCGTTGCCACGCTTCGACAACTCGTCCATGGACGGGTATGCGGTGAGGGCGGCGGACGTGGCCGCGGCGGCCGAGAGACCCGTCGAGCTGCGGCTGTTGGGCGAGGTGCGTGCCGGCGTCCCGGGATCATCCGACGTCGGACCCGGTGCGGCCGTGCGCATCATGACCGGCGGAGCCGTACCGGCCGGAGCCGACGCGGTCGTGCCGGTCGAGCAGACGGAGGAGGCCGGCGAGACGGTCGTGGTCCGTGAACCAGTGGCGCCGGGTGCCTTCATCCGCCGCGCCGGTGAAGACGTCCTGCCCGGCGCGGTGGCGGTCCCGGCCGGATGCGACATCGCCTCCGGCGAGGCGGCCCTGCTGGCGGCCCTCGGCGTCGATCCCGTCCTCGTCCATCCGAGCCCCCTCGTCGCGGTCCTGGTGACGGGCGACGAGCTGGTCGACGTGCGCGCCGAGGTCACCCCCGGCCGCGTGCGCGACTCGAACTCGATCGCGTTGCGCGCTCTGGTCGCCGAGGCAGGCGCTACACCCGTGTCGGTGTCGCGGGTGCCCGACGACTACGACGCCACCCTCCGCGCCTTTGCACGCGCCGCGGGCGAGGCCGACCTCATCGTCTCGTCCGGTGGGGTGGCGGTCGGCCGCTACGACCTCGTGAAGAAGGTCGTCGAGGAGCTCGGCTCGATCGACTTCTGGAAGGTCGCCATGCAGCCCGGCAAGCCGGTCGTGCTCGGGGAGGTCAAGGGCACGCCCTTCCTCGGACTGCCGGGCAATCCCGTCTCCGTGCACGTGTCCTTCGAGCAGTTCGTGCGCCCCGCGCTGCTGAAGATGCGCGGCCGCCGCGGCGTGTTGCGCCCGCGCTTCCGCGCACGCCTCGGCTCCCCGGTCACGAAACCCGCTCTGCGACAGCACTTCGTGCGCGTACGGCTCGAGCCGGACGCCGGCGGATGGACGGCCCATCCGACGGGGCCACAGGGATCCCACATCTCCTCCAGCCTCGTCGCGTGTCACGGCGTCGCGATCGCACCGGCGGGGGTCGAGAGGATCGAGCGCGGAAGCGAGGTGATCGTCGAGGTGTGGCGTCTGCCGCATGGATGA
- the moaC gene encoding cyclic pyranopterin monophosphate synthase MoaC yields MDDVHPETQARMVDVTGKAPTERRAAAACLVRMSEKTRDVVMRRELSKGDALESARIAGIMGAKKTSELIPLCHPIGIGGIDVVLEAREAGIEITAEVVTFERTGVEMEALVAVTTAALTLYDMVKGIEREVEINDVRLLSKSGGRSGTWSR; encoded by the coding sequence ATGGATGACGTCCATCCCGAAACGCAGGCGCGCATGGTGGACGTGACGGGGAAGGCTCCGACGGAGCGTCGGGCCGCGGCGGCGTGTCTGGTGCGGATGTCCGAGAAGACCCGCGACGTCGTCATGCGGCGCGAACTGTCAAAGGGCGACGCCCTCGAGAGCGCGCGGATCGCCGGCATCATGGGGGCGAAGAAGACGTCGGAGCTGATACCGCTCTGTCATCCGATCGGCATCGGCGGCATCGACGTGGTGCTCGAGGCACGCGAGGCCGGCATCGAGATCACCGCCGAGGTCGTCACGTTCGAGCGGACCGGCGTCGAGATGGAGGCCTTGGTCGCGGTCACGACCGCGGCCCTCACGCTCTACGACATGGTCAAGGGGATCGAACGCGAGGTCGAGATCAACGACGTCCGTCTGCTGAGCAAGAGCGGGGGCAGGTCTGGGACCTGGTCCCGCTAG